A window of the Tripterygium wilfordii isolate XIE 37 chromosome 12, ASM1340144v1, whole genome shotgun sequence genome harbors these coding sequences:
- the LOC120010200 gene encoding uncharacterized protein LOC120010200 has product MGASSSTEQKVSSEQREVETLAASTGALPMLQNSFAKLADPLSNSIPLQRLQQCFCLDYKNIIWEASTTVDQFQVLLGHVGFSVTDVFFVPSKEGISWTDFLRGYVKCCGRMSSSQSLNTLLRVFALAMSKAGLPLKLEFESDDADCKLSGSLLPSDMLMIFWICWTMSWNIRTSKLSKGNESLCLPDISHLVLSAVVSCSEAGDGLNLWNCDILTLDVHIPVAKFLTWAVMTVPCLTDCLTQFVHGRLQNSITSEEEADPSSLSIGEVCFVKSSQNGLLTHGRAWAISLTFRNTAREEILRQCFPTDGDGTRENLLYRSSLHGRGLNRFWSNIEGYHGPLLTLVSATSKDANEDNSCSKSWIIGALTQQGFENKDNFYGSSGKLYAISPVFHAISPSGKEKNFVYSHLHPTSRVYEPHPKPVGIAFGGTIGNERIFIDEDFARVTVRHHAVDKTYQHGSLIPHQGYLQVDASILEVEVWGLGGSVVKEFQTSYKNREQLFTEQRRKVDLKTFASWEDSPEKMMMGMISDPNAVQREDR; this is encoded by the exons ATGGGAGCGTCGTCGTCGACGGAGCAGAAGGTGTCGAGCGAGCAACGAGAGGTGGAAACCCTAGCAGCTTCCACTGGAGCTCTTCCTATGCTTCAGAATTCCTTCGCCAAGCTCGCCGATCCTCTGTCAAATTCAATTCCCCTACAGCGTCTTCAG CAATGCTTCTGTTTGGATTATAAGAATATAATATGGGAAGCATCAACTACggttgatcaatttcaagtgtTACTGGGTCATGTGGGTTTTTCTGTAACAGACGTCTTTTTTGTGCCATCTAAAGAAGGAATTAGCTGGACTGATTTTCTTAGAGGTTATGTTAAATGCTGTGGGAGGATGTCGTCGTCCCAGTCACTTAATACACTGTTGAGAGTGTTTGCTTTGGCTATGTCAAAAGCTGGACTTCCTTTGAAACTGGAGTTCGAATCCGATGATGCTGACTGTAAGCTAAGTGGGTCCCTTCTGCCCAGTGATATGCTTATGATTTTCTGGATTTGTTGGACTATGTCATGGAATATAAGGACTTCAAAGTTGTCAAAAGGAAATGAAAGTTTGTGTCTTCCTGATATCAGTCATTTAGTACTATCGGCTGTGGTATCATGTTCGGAAGCTGGTGATGGCTTGAACCTATGGAACTGTGACATCTTGACCTTGGATGTTCACATTCCTGTTGCAAAGTTTCTTACATGGGCTGTGATGACAGTGCCTTGCCTCACAGATTGCTTAACACAGTTTGTCCATGGGAGACTCCAAAACTCCATCACTTCAGAG GAAGAGGCAGACCCTTCAAGTTTGTCCATAGGAGAAGTCTGTTTTGTGAAGTCAAGTCAAAATGGCCTTCTAACTCATGGAAGGGCATGGGCAATTTCCCTCACATTCAGAAATACAGCAAGGGAAGAAATCTTAAGGCAGTGTTTCCCTACTGATGGTGATGGAACAAGGGAAAATCTTCTTTATCG GTCATCGCTTCATGGGAGGGGCCTGAATAGATTCTGGTCTAATATCGAAGGTTATCATGGTCCACTGCTTACTTTAGTTTCTGCTACTTCTAAAGATGCAAATGAGGATAATTCCTGCTCAAAAAGCTGGATTATAGGTGCACTCACGCAACAGGGTTTTGAGAATAAGGACAATTTCTATGGAAGCTCAGGAAAGCTATATGCTATAAGTCCGGTTTTCCATGCAATTTCACCTTCTG GGAAGGAGAAGAACTTTGTTTACAGCCATTTGCATCCTACCAGTAGAGTTTATGAGCCACATCCAAAACCTGTGGGAATTGCATTTGGAGGAACCATTGGGAATGAGAGAATATTTATTGATGAAGATTTTGCTAGGGTTACTGTTCGACATCATGCTGTTGACAAAACTTATCAACATGGGTCCCTCATCCCTCACCAG GGTTATCTTCAAGTCGATGCTTCGATACTTGAAGTGGAAGTTTGGGGATTAGGTGGCAGCGTGGTGAAGGAATTCCAAACTTCATATAAGAATAGAGAACAACTTTTCACTGAGCAAAGGCGCAAG GTTGACTTGAAAACATTTGCAAGTTGGGAGGATTCACCGGAAAAGATGATGATGGGCATGATCTCTGATCCCAATGCTGTTCAAAGGGAAGATCGCTAA
- the LOC120010923 gene encoding protein IQ-DOMAIN 32-like isoform X2, with translation MGRPTACFKIITCGSDSAQRDKDDLDFSESKGTSDKRGWSFRKRSPRHRVLSNNVISETLSSGNKDSPQSANFSFQPAYTSTIEEKISAIQCTDEKPQLPLLVNAKGSETIAASNNGIEVEVKVEESVVILIQAVIRGILAQRELLKLKNVVKVQAAVRGHLVRRHAVGTLRCVQAIVKMQALVRARLSLGGSESMVDEKHPKDCNGLRTQEENLGKKPSVKYVSIEKLLRNQFARQLMESNANSKSKPIFIECDPAKANSGWNWMERWMSVASPAQTPTSNSEITTEQGETEKHGKYSSSLETRTSSEGFCERVDTAVPSETEENRFTYGVDNIKQACNPTQYVQDRLEHSLPDKTSTFDVEGSMANNNFLTDCTMESDAKFQSKLDSRHIKSEREIEQPKHSLRRDASEQLEPEGKKFVSGSRKGSNSAFVAVQSKFEELSSAANLDTSMSSSYKDVGVESSMDTILTGEDTVTRAKEKIVEENSVAHNSRVQYDGSECGTELSISSTLDSPERSEVGAAECENEAGVALEETCNLPSSISNLHVKANHTSLFLASNLSQLADNPEKVDDTKGEAPDLSVAAAQPLVEQKKERSVSDIPEELNSGKGCQACVSSPEASPKSHMTVTESQGTPSSQVDVKAKRSRTDRSGSSQKSKSFLVGKRSPSNANPVSGARNGVEQLPKDQKNGKIRNSFGASDNFDQEPRDSSSSSNSIPRFMQATESARAKLNANNSPRSSPDVHDRDYIKKRHSLPGASGKQDSPRIQRSTSQAQAGAKGNERKWQR, from the exons ATGGGAAGACCCACTGCGTGTTTCAAGATAATCACATGCGGCAGCGATTCAGCTCAGAGAGACAAAGATGATCTGGACTTCTCCGAG AGCAAAGGCACTAGTGATAAGCGTGGGTGGAGCTTTCGGAAAAGATCTCCCCGGCATCGAGTGCTAAGCAACAATGTGATCTCAGAAACCCTTTCTTCTGGAAACAAGGACAGCCCACAATCTGCTAATTTTAGTTTCCAGCCAGCATATACCTCTACcattgaagaaaaaatatcTGCGATCCAATGCACTGATGAGAAACCCCAGTTGCCACTGTTAGTGAATGCAAAAGGATCTGAGACGATTGCTGCCTCCAACAATGGAATTGAAGTCGAGGTCAAAGTGGAGGAATCTGTTGTTATTCTTATCCAGGCTGTTATCAGGGGGATCTTG GCTCAAAGAGAACTCCTAAAGCTTAAGAATGTAGTGAAGGTGCAAGCTGCTGTACGTGGGCATCTGGTTCGAAGGCATGCCGTAGGAACACTGCGCTGTGTTCAAGCCATTGTGAAAATGCAAGCTCTTGTTCGTGCTCGTTTGTCTCTAGGAGGATCTGAAAGTATGGTGGATGAGAAGCATCCAAAAGATTGCAATGGCTTAAGGACCCAG GAGGAAAACTTGGGGAAAAAACCAAGTGTGAAATATGTATCCATTGAGAAGTTGCTTCGCAATCAGTTTGCTCGCCAG CTAATGGAATCGAATGCTAACTCCAAGTCTAAGCCTATATTCATTGAGTGTGATCCTGCAAAAGCAAATTCTGGTTGGAATTGGATGGAAAGGTGGATGTCTGTTGCATCGCCAGCACAAACACCAACATCAAACTCAGAGATAACTACCGAGCAAGGGGAGACGGAGAAGCATGGAAAATATTCCTCGTCTTTGGAAACTAGAACTTCATCTGAAGGTTTTTGTGAGCGAGTAGACACGGCTGTACCATCAGAGACTGAAGAGAATCGTTTCACCTATGGGGTAGACAACATTAAACAGGCATGTAATCCCACTCAGTACGTTCAAGATAGATTGGAGCATTCTCTTCCTGATAAGACATCAACATTTGATGTCGAGGGCTCCATGGCAAACAATAATTTTCTTACAGATTGCACTATGGAATCTGATGCAAAATTTCAGTCGAAGCTCGATTCTCGTCATATTAAGTCAGAGAGAGAAATTGAACAACCAAAACATTCCTTGAGAAGGGATGCCTCTGAACAACTTGAGCCTGAGGGAAAGAAGTTTGTATCTGGATCAAGAAAGGGAAGCAACTCTGCTTTTGTTGCTGTGCAGTCCAAATTTGAGGAGTTGAGTTCAGCTGCCAATTTGGACACATCTATGAGTTCATCCTATAAAGATGTTGGGGTTGAATCAAGCATGGACACAATTTTGACTGGTGAAGATACTGTGACTAGGGCAAAGGAGAAAATAGTAGAAGAAAATTCAGTTGCTCATAATTCAAGGGTCCAATATGATGGATCTGAATGTGGCACGGAACTTTCTATTTCTTCTACTCTTGATTCACCTGAAAGGTCAGAAGTTGGAGCTGCAGAATGTGAAAATGAAGCTGGAGTTGCATTGGAAGAAACTTGCAATCTCCCAAGCAGCATAAGCAATCTACATGTGAAAGCCAACCACACATCCCTCTTTTTGGCTTCTAATCTGTCTCAGCTGGCTGATAATCCAGAGAAGGTTGATGATACCAAAGGTGAAGCACCCGATTTAAGTGTGGCTGCAGCCCAACCACTGGTAGagcagaagaaagaaagaagtgtTTCTGATATTCCAGAAGAGCTGAACTCGGGGAAAGGTTGTCAAGCATGTGTTTCATCTCCAGAAGCTTCTCCCAAAAGCCATATGACTGTCACCGAATCACAAGGGACGCCTTCTAGTCAGGTAGATGTGAAAGCTAAAAGGAGTAGAACTGATAGGAGTGGCTCCAGCCAGAAGAGCAAATCCTTTTTAGTGGGTAAGAGATCTCCATCAAACGCAAACCCTGTCTCCGGTGCTAGAAATGGTGTGGAACAGTTGCCCAAAGATCAGAAGAATGGGAAAATACGCAATTCATTTGGTGCATCTGATAATTTTGATCAAGAGCCAAGGGACAGTAGTAGTAGCAGTAACTCtattcctcgtttcatgcaagcCACGGAATCTGCAAGAGCCAAGCTCAATGCTAATAACTCTCCTAGATCAAGTCCAGATGTGCATGACAGAGATTACATCAAGAAGAGACATTCCTTACCTGGTGCAAGTGGAAAACAGGATTCTCCTCGTATTCAGCGGTCGACTTCTCAAGCACAGGCAGGTGCAAAAGGAAATG AGAGAAAATGGCAGAGGTGA
- the LOC120010923 gene encoding protein IQ-DOMAIN 32-like isoform X1 produces MGRPTACFKIITCGSDSAQRDKDDLDFSESKGTSDKRGWSFRKRSPRHRVLSNNVISETLSSGNKDSPQSANFSFQPAYTSTIEEKISAIQCTDEKPQLPLLVNAKGSETIAASNNGIEVEVKVEESVVILIQAVIRGILAQRELLKLKNVVKVQAAVRGHLVRRHAVGTLRCVQAIVKMQALVRARLSLGGSESMVDEKHPKDCNGLRTQEENLGKKPSVKYVSIEKLLRNQFARQLMESNANSKSKPIFIECDPAKANSGWNWMERWMSVASPAQTPTSNSEITTEQGETEKHGKYSSSLETRTSSEGFCERVDTAVPSETEENRFTYGVDNIKQACNPTQYVQDRLEHSLPDKTSTFDVEGSMANNNFLTDCTMESDAKFQSKLDSRHIKSEREIEQPKHSLRRDASEQLEPEGKKFVSGSRKGSNSAFVAVQSKFEELSSAANLDTSMSSSYKDVGVESSMDTILTGEDTVTRAKEKIVEENSVAHNSRVQYDGSECGTELSISSTLDSPERSEVGAAECENEAGVALEETCNLPSSISNLHVKANHTSLFLASNLSQLADNPEKVDDTKGEAPDLSVAAAQPLVEQKKERSVSDIPEELNSGKGCQACVSSPEASPKSHMTVTESQGTPSSQVDVKAKRSRTDRSGSSQKSKSFLVGKRSPSNANPVSGARNGVEQLPKDQKNGKIRNSFGASDNFDQEPRDSSSSSNSIPRFMQATESARAKLNANNSPRSSPDVHDRDYIKKRHSLPGASGKQDSPRIQRSTSQAQAGAKGNGAYSSSFKYVHRYTALVRLILMW; encoded by the exons ATGGGAAGACCCACTGCGTGTTTCAAGATAATCACATGCGGCAGCGATTCAGCTCAGAGAGACAAAGATGATCTGGACTTCTCCGAG AGCAAAGGCACTAGTGATAAGCGTGGGTGGAGCTTTCGGAAAAGATCTCCCCGGCATCGAGTGCTAAGCAACAATGTGATCTCAGAAACCCTTTCTTCTGGAAACAAGGACAGCCCACAATCTGCTAATTTTAGTTTCCAGCCAGCATATACCTCTACcattgaagaaaaaatatcTGCGATCCAATGCACTGATGAGAAACCCCAGTTGCCACTGTTAGTGAATGCAAAAGGATCTGAGACGATTGCTGCCTCCAACAATGGAATTGAAGTCGAGGTCAAAGTGGAGGAATCTGTTGTTATTCTTATCCAGGCTGTTATCAGGGGGATCTTG GCTCAAAGAGAACTCCTAAAGCTTAAGAATGTAGTGAAGGTGCAAGCTGCTGTACGTGGGCATCTGGTTCGAAGGCATGCCGTAGGAACACTGCGCTGTGTTCAAGCCATTGTGAAAATGCAAGCTCTTGTTCGTGCTCGTTTGTCTCTAGGAGGATCTGAAAGTATGGTGGATGAGAAGCATCCAAAAGATTGCAATGGCTTAAGGACCCAG GAGGAAAACTTGGGGAAAAAACCAAGTGTGAAATATGTATCCATTGAGAAGTTGCTTCGCAATCAGTTTGCTCGCCAG CTAATGGAATCGAATGCTAACTCCAAGTCTAAGCCTATATTCATTGAGTGTGATCCTGCAAAAGCAAATTCTGGTTGGAATTGGATGGAAAGGTGGATGTCTGTTGCATCGCCAGCACAAACACCAACATCAAACTCAGAGATAACTACCGAGCAAGGGGAGACGGAGAAGCATGGAAAATATTCCTCGTCTTTGGAAACTAGAACTTCATCTGAAGGTTTTTGTGAGCGAGTAGACACGGCTGTACCATCAGAGACTGAAGAGAATCGTTTCACCTATGGGGTAGACAACATTAAACAGGCATGTAATCCCACTCAGTACGTTCAAGATAGATTGGAGCATTCTCTTCCTGATAAGACATCAACATTTGATGTCGAGGGCTCCATGGCAAACAATAATTTTCTTACAGATTGCACTATGGAATCTGATGCAAAATTTCAGTCGAAGCTCGATTCTCGTCATATTAAGTCAGAGAGAGAAATTGAACAACCAAAACATTCCTTGAGAAGGGATGCCTCTGAACAACTTGAGCCTGAGGGAAAGAAGTTTGTATCTGGATCAAGAAAGGGAAGCAACTCTGCTTTTGTTGCTGTGCAGTCCAAATTTGAGGAGTTGAGTTCAGCTGCCAATTTGGACACATCTATGAGTTCATCCTATAAAGATGTTGGGGTTGAATCAAGCATGGACACAATTTTGACTGGTGAAGATACTGTGACTAGGGCAAAGGAGAAAATAGTAGAAGAAAATTCAGTTGCTCATAATTCAAGGGTCCAATATGATGGATCTGAATGTGGCACGGAACTTTCTATTTCTTCTACTCTTGATTCACCTGAAAGGTCAGAAGTTGGAGCTGCAGAATGTGAAAATGAAGCTGGAGTTGCATTGGAAGAAACTTGCAATCTCCCAAGCAGCATAAGCAATCTACATGTGAAAGCCAACCACACATCCCTCTTTTTGGCTTCTAATCTGTCTCAGCTGGCTGATAATCCAGAGAAGGTTGATGATACCAAAGGTGAAGCACCCGATTTAAGTGTGGCTGCAGCCCAACCACTGGTAGagcagaagaaagaaagaagtgtTTCTGATATTCCAGAAGAGCTGAACTCGGGGAAAGGTTGTCAAGCATGTGTTTCATCTCCAGAAGCTTCTCCCAAAAGCCATATGACTGTCACCGAATCACAAGGGACGCCTTCTAGTCAGGTAGATGTGAAAGCTAAAAGGAGTAGAACTGATAGGAGTGGCTCCAGCCAGAAGAGCAAATCCTTTTTAGTGGGTAAGAGATCTCCATCAAACGCAAACCCTGTCTCCGGTGCTAGAAATGGTGTGGAACAGTTGCCCAAAGATCAGAAGAATGGGAAAATACGCAATTCATTTGGTGCATCTGATAATTTTGATCAAGAGCCAAGGGACAGTAGTAGTAGCAGTAACTCtattcctcgtttcatgcaagcCACGGAATCTGCAAGAGCCAAGCTCAATGCTAATAACTCTCCTAGATCAAGTCCAGATGTGCATGACAGAGATTACATCAAGAAGAGACATTCCTTACCTGGTGCAAGTGGAAAACAGGATTCTCCTCGTATTCAGCGGTCGACTTCTCAAGCACAGGCAGGTGCAAAAGGAAATG GTGCTTATAGTTCATCCTTTAAATACGTACATCGGTACACGGCACTTGTTCGTCTGATCTTAATGTGGTAA